The proteins below come from a single uncultured Dethiosulfovibrio sp. genomic window:
- a CDS encoding TIGR03986 family CRISPR-associated RAMP protein, producing MPDFCNPYSFVPTPKRGHLDKGSFPGDYDPSKSEKGEDHSRYWKGCYTGIIPVKLKVRTPLFITKPNSGRPHENIPDHKVFDCHETIPPTALKGMLRSAYEIITNSRFGVFNKKQHQKRLGFRKAANGNPLIPARVILENGNWKVELFRGTKNEAGFANLADLNTAWLPVNYDNDGNCVTPLPVSGEMVHGVTLRLHKHTNNNKNIFNTWVVTDIPGYSLRKIKDNLEPLDQEKIVSGYVVVSGRTIGNKHDERFFFGDPQTIDIEKVKSAYEELIYDYQELHRDGNLPPGSKCRHGAHITEEERRKLRHGEFVYAKATETTVEALYPVQISRELYNVSPLDCIEESLLPPESLDNLSPGERLFGWVNQKGSGAWKGKIRISEPHWIGKRRSPVESFKEPVPLAILGAPKPAQVRFYLGDDQGNPQKGHQTKERAGYSNNKRLRGRKVYLHHKVVAGGENENYWQSPWQDRTTKNVEGMYQEYRQPGGNGERTKQNRSITGWMPRDTEFSFDIYVENLTPEELGALLTLLSFDNTKDLFRLGYAKPLGLGSVSLSLNLGDKEVLNVCENESLRQSYADLRKNSRGLSATARKRLMVRYKRCIAHAYGEESIAEGSENNSSESWRELDFLTDLISSDELQKEFASLWNQSLAEGEETFSMESFSENEILEELLSEGQKPLIQKAYEDDLKLMFQALENDGGWKKLPFIASFLTSLEGNEHPVHYPRKTNGRSGEIFEWFKENEKKSKLSLPEIGKPFSED from the coding sequence GTGCCAGATTTTTGTAACCCATATTCTTTTGTTCCTACACCTAAAAGAGGACATCTCGACAAAGGCTCTTTTCCGGGAGACTACGACCCTTCAAAGTCGGAAAAAGGGGAAGACCATTCACGTTACTGGAAAGGTTGTTACACAGGAATAATCCCGGTAAAGCTGAAGGTGCGAACTCCCCTTTTTATCACCAAGCCAAATAGCGGGAGACCTCACGAAAACATACCAGATCATAAAGTTTTCGATTGTCATGAAACAATCCCCCCCACCGCTCTCAAGGGAATGCTCAGATCAGCCTATGAAATTATCACCAACAGCCGCTTTGGAGTGTTCAACAAAAAGCAGCATCAAAAACGCCTGGGTTTTCGAAAGGCAGCAAACGGCAATCCTCTTATCCCTGCCAGGGTGATTCTTGAGAACGGAAACTGGAAGGTGGAGCTTTTCCGAGGGACTAAAAATGAAGCCGGTTTCGCTAATTTGGCTGATTTGAACACCGCATGGCTCCCTGTTAACTACGATAACGACGGGAATTGCGTTACGCCACTTCCAGTTTCGGGAGAGATGGTTCACGGCGTCACACTGAGACTACACAAACACACAAACAACAACAAAAACATATTTAACACTTGGGTTGTTACCGATATTCCAGGGTATAGCTTACGAAAAATCAAAGACAATTTGGAGCCTTTGGATCAAGAAAAAATTGTTTCAGGCTACGTGGTAGTTTCGGGAAGAACTATCGGAAACAAACACGATGAACGCTTTTTCTTCGGGGACCCTCAAACTATCGATATCGAAAAGGTCAAGAGTGCCTACGAGGAACTTATATACGATTACCAGGAATTACATCGTGATGGAAATCTTCCTCCAGGCTCAAAATGCCGCCATGGAGCACATATCACCGAAGAAGAACGAAGAAAATTAAGGCATGGAGAGTTTGTCTACGCAAAAGCAACCGAGACTACCGTAGAAGCCCTTTATCCCGTACAAATTTCCCGAGAGCTCTATAACGTGTCGCCTCTGGATTGCATAGAAGAATCCTTGCTTCCTCCGGAGAGTTTGGACAACCTTTCCCCCGGAGAGAGGCTTTTTGGCTGGGTAAACCAGAAGGGATCAGGGGCATGGAAAGGCAAAATCCGCATATCTGAACCCCATTGGATTGGGAAAAGGAGATCTCCCGTAGAGTCATTTAAAGAGCCGGTGCCCCTGGCTATTTTGGGTGCTCCCAAGCCTGCACAGGTTCGGTTCTATCTTGGAGATGATCAGGGAAATCCTCAGAAAGGACATCAGACTAAAGAGAGGGCTGGCTACAGTAATAACAAAAGGCTCCGGGGAAGAAAAGTTTATCTCCATCATAAAGTCGTGGCAGGTGGAGAAAATGAAAATTATTGGCAATCCCCTTGGCAGGATCGTACCACAAAAAACGTGGAGGGGATGTATCAGGAATATCGACAACCCGGAGGAAATGGAGAACGCACGAAACAGAATCGATCAATTACAGGATGGATGCCTAGGGATACGGAGTTTTCCTTTGATATTTACGTGGAAAATCTCACGCCAGAAGAGCTTGGGGCTCTTTTGACGTTGCTTTCCTTCGACAACACGAAAGACCTCTTTCGTTTAGGTTATGCAAAGCCTCTAGGACTGGGCAGCGTAAGCCTCTCTTTAAATCTTGGAGACAAAGAAGTTTTAAATGTTTGTGAGAACGAGTCCCTGCGGCAGAGCTACGCAGATTTAAGAAAAAACAGCAGGGGACTTTCCGCAACCGCTCGTAAACGTTTGATGGTGCGATATAAACGATGTATTGCCCATGCCTACGGAGAAGAAAGCATCGCCGAGGGGTCGGAGAACAACTCTTCGGAGAGCTGGAGAGAGCTTGATTTCCTGACGGATCTTATTTCCTCCGATGAACTACAGAAGGAATTTGCTTCCCTCTGGAATCAATCCTTGGCAGAGGGGGAGGAAACTTTTTCGATGGAGTCTTTTTCTGAAAATGAAATTTTAGAAGAACTTCTTAGTGAGGGACAGAAACCCCTCATTCAGAAAGCTTACGAAGATGATCTCAAACTTATGTTCCAAGCTCTTGAAAATGACGGAGGATGGAAAAAACTTCCCTTTATCGCTTCCTTCTTGACCTCCCTGGAAGGCAACGAACACCCGGTGCATTATCCCCGAAAGACCAACGGCAGAAGTGGGGAAATTTTTGAATGGTTCAAGGAAAACGAAAAAAAATCTAAGTTGAGTCTTCCGGAGATAGGAAAGCCCTTTTCGGAGGATTGA
- a CDS encoding NYN domain-containing protein, which produces MKKTAIFVDHENITIAAKNRGIVIDWFHFKDYLANDEEYRYPLESFCYVAIDPRKEHAKDAEIRQLWEDGWLVKSKVGAPAGEGSYKCNVDVEMAMDLIFFAHDVKPDIVVLVTGDQDFAPVALKLRERGIRVEVAAFPETISRVLLDAASGYINLGKWIEQQLEIPSSEIESCPEEEFPEDFASLSVSGHFEDEKTEELEDRDVRGSTAFQFWRDKKRGIGEVPRSDTYGENRESAPEGREFLWRDED; this is translated from the coding sequence ATGAAGAAGACAGCAATTTTTGTGGATCACGAAAACATAACCATCGCAGCTAAGAACCGTGGAATTGTCATTGATTGGTTCCACTTCAAGGATTATCTGGCAAATGACGAAGAGTACCGTTATCCTCTGGAGTCTTTTTGCTATGTAGCTATTGATCCTCGAAAAGAACATGCTAAGGATGCAGAGATCCGACAGCTTTGGGAGGATGGCTGGCTGGTGAAGTCCAAGGTCGGAGCCCCTGCCGGAGAGGGAAGTTACAAGTGTAACGTTGACGTTGAGATGGCCATGGATCTGATCTTTTTTGCTCACGATGTAAAACCCGATATTGTGGTTCTCGTGACAGGGGATCAGGATTTTGCGCCGGTGGCTCTCAAGCTTCGGGAGAGAGGTATTAGGGTGGAGGTTGCGGCATTCCCCGAAACGATTTCTCGAGTTCTGCTTGACGCTGCTTCAGGGTATATAAATTTGGGAAAGTGGATAGAACAGCAGCTAGAGATTCCCTCCTCAGAGATCGAGTCCTGTCCAGAAGAAGAGTTCCCTGAAGACTTTGCCTCCCTGAGTGTTTCCGGTCACTTTGAGGATGAAAAGACGGAAGAGCTTGAGGATAGAGACGTCAGAGGATCTACTGCCTTTCAATTCTGGAGAGACAAGAAGAGAGGGATCGGTGAAGTTCCCAGAAGCGATACCTACGGTGAAAATAGAGAGAGTGCACCCGAAGGCAGAGAGTTTTTGTGGAGAGACGAGGACTAA